The genomic interval aggtagaaatataatttagaaatatcaAAAACTCGGATTAAAAATAACAATAgagtaaatatataaatataattttaaatagctgaaattcgaaattaaaagtAAGGAATATTGATAGCTAGCCGcacgcgggccaccatgctagttttaataataaagcaagtcacaaactaaatattttctATTGGCCGGACCACCTCCAGAAGGAGAGCTCCACCGCGTGGCTTGCCACCACGTACAGGTGGTCACCGACGCCGCACGCCCCCAcgacgcagccgccgccggggagcgcACGGGGGCGCGCCCAGGTGCCGGACGCGACGTGCAGCGCGTCCACCGACCCGGCGCACACGTGCGCCTCGAGCGCCCGCGCGCCCTCGCCGGACACCGCGACGCCCCCGGCGACGTAGAACACGCCTCCCGCACTCGCGCCGGCGCACCCGtacctccgccgcggcgcctcGCCGACCACACGCCACGCGTCGACTTCCGGGTCGTACTCCTCGACCGCCGAGGTGCGCGCGGACCCGCCGGCGACGTAGATCCGGTCTcccacggcggcagcggcgaacTTCTTCCGCGGGAAGAGCGTCGGCGCGcacgcgcgagccgcgccggtGAGCGCGTCGACGCGAAGCGTCGCCCCGCGGCCGATGAGGAAGACATCGCGGCCCAGCACGACCGCGCGGGCGTGCACGAACACGGAGCCGCCGCAATGCAGCAGGGTCGGGGGCAACGGCAGCGCGGCGACCTCGAGCACGGGCACGGAGGCGTCGAACCGGAGCAGCGCCTGCGCGTTGCAGCCATTGTCGGAGACGGAGatggcgaggagggaggggcggaggtgggcgtgggcgcggcggaggtggaggaaggCGTCGGAGGCGAGGAGCGTGGCGaagcggcgggagacggcggggagcggagggagggaggcgcgggggaCGCGGGCGAGGCActcgaggaggaggtcgtcggggagGGCGGAGATTGGGggtgccggcggcgacgagggaggCGGTGGTTGCGGGGTGGGGCAAAGAACGGGGACGGCGATGTGGCGGGCGGGGTCGGCGGGGATGCAGGACTTGACGAGCCACGAGAGGCTGCGGGAGTGGCAGCTCTCGGCGGCGGGCATGGCGGATTGCCGGATTGGGAGCTCAGCTCAGGCGAGCAGCAGCTGTTGCGGTGGGTTGTGATTGGGCATGGGGAATCGTGGgaggtggagtggagtggagggaAGTCGTTGGGCGGCTGGGCTCGCGCCCCCACCTTGTGCGGGTAGCAGcaacggcgacggtggtggagcCGTTGCTTTGCTTTGAAATTCGAAGGTTTGGGTTTAAAATTTGAGCGTTTTGAATTGGTTAGGTCAGCTTTGGCCTGGAGGAATAAGAGTGTACTTTACTTTACAGTCATCTGATTTCATCTAAAAATAGTTTTAAGACTTAAAATAGCATCTttctattttctctcatataataccatatatattttatcattatattattaaaatatattacaatgacaacataattttattgtaataaaattatataaaaaaagtagttTATAATCATAACCTCCACATATATTAGAAGTAGTTTATAAACTCTAtaatctacttctaatattcattattttttaatttcaaatttctattttttttcttaattgtatttctatatggactctacttctaatattccttatttttaattccgaatttcaactatttataaattgtatttctatatggagtctagtctcctcttctaatgctccttatattttaattccgaattttagctatttctaaattgtatttctatatggactctgcttctttctttttcttcaattaatgtgagaatttctagatcatgagagcgaacgtggaggctcttttttattctgaattttagttagttttaaattcctatatggactctatactctacttctaatatttcttattttttaattttcaaatttctatttttttcttaattgtatttctatatggacatAGTATGAGGGGAGGGCAAGCCAACATGTaatcagaagttcagaagatgCTACTATACCCAAATCGCCTGATCCCATTTATAAACAAACAGCACACGATCGAACCGGCGATCGAGCCGATGCGAAGAACCAACCACACGATGCATGTCGGCCAGAGCTAAAAAACGACCCTCCTCGGccggtgtggagattatggataccccatatcaaCACGAcagttataatttagtcggatatacggtatcaaatatagatagaatatctttatgaggactcgagTTAATTtctaacttgtatgtcaaggaaatatccgagATCTTAGTCGGTTATGATTGTATTTATCTGTAAtcacatattccgttagggatatggactgtattttgtaatacggatcccctatataaggagaggtccgggttcctctcgagacgattctttttctcccaatcatacaatcaataatacactcggcggaatcatccccagacaggagtagggtataaCTTCTTGAatagaaggcctgaacctgtataaaattccttgtctccaagcccatccactttcctagcttgatagccaccccttttattattgccgaaatcttgtttcgacagttggcgcgccaggtaggggccgcgtcaagttcttcgccgattAGTGCGATGGGTTCCCTCTATGGCATCGATGACCTCGTCTTCCCCCCCGGGCAGGCGTTTcagttcggcagcctcgacttaaTCACCAACGACTttggcaagatctctctcctcgactcggatccAAACCAGTCGGGAGAGAACCAGGTTTTAGCCCCGTTCGGTATTCCGATCTCGGCCAAGATCTGCTCCAAGCTTATTTCGatcgagtcggcttcaaaccactcggacgagatccaatctacttcaACTTCACCAGATCAAGATGATGGGGCTTACccgccaatcctgatgaaactccccgacgATTTGGCTGCCGTCTTCACTACaagggcgtcttctccccgtaggcctaggcggAAGTCGGCCTCAACACCGATCTCGCCTAGCttcagggaagtcggcgtcatactccagccacTCGGCATGATTTCGACGGACCAACTCGaaggctacctcagctcccccggcgtcgactCACGACCAACAGAGATCGTGGAATACGACGAAttcggctaccgctacgacGACCGCGACCTCGATGACTTCGACGAGAGCTTTGAAGACAACTACACCCCTCTCTACGTCGGCGTCTTCATGGCCGACAACGAGACGGAAGAACAacgccaagcccgagaagcagaagcACAACGTGTACAGCAGGAAGCCGAGTGACGCCGACTGGAAGAGGAACACCAAGTGCAAGAACAAGAACGGCTACGGCGAGAGCAACAAGAGCGCGAACGGGCTGCAAAGGAGACCGAAGACCGACGACAACGAGCCTTGGACGCAGGGCGACGAGCGCGGGATCTTatcgggcaacaagacgtcgagggGACacggtctttcgcaccccccaACAGAACGCTATCGCCACGATCACCcttctcgacaccctcctcaaagAAGATGCACTCAATCAAGCcgatcacgtcgtcaacatcttgaaccagaccaagaccatgatcgtCGCTTCGGTTATAACTCCGGCAGCATTCGCACGCCGACTGGTAGCCGGGTTCCCCATCTCCGATCTCATGATTATCATccgccaagcctcagcatcgtCGGCGTAGGatccagtcgcaggagcaggggccacgacgaacgatctgttcactcgcctcccgaacgtcacagggagcgccgagtcGAACGACCTCGCTCTCCACCTCGCCAGCGtcccgtcgatcttcgcgacacgatcaaccagcgccgtgaagcacgaggtcaccgccattcaccagatcgctatgacgacgatgtggatggagtagctgccttcactaatgacctgcgtcgagtggattggccagtcggcttgaagccgactggaatcgagaagtatgacggcaccactaatccggagtcttggctcaccgtctacggactcgcaatccgtgcagcaggaggagacagcaaggccatggcaaactatctaCCTATGGCCCTAGCGGATTCCGCCCGATCTTGGCTCCATGgactaccccgtggcacgatcggatcatgggcagaacttcgtgatcacttcatcaccaacttccagggcacctttgaacgccccggcacacagtttgatctttacaacgtcgttcagaagtctggagaatcccttcgagattacatccgacgcttctccgagcaacgcaacaagatctccgacatcaccgacgacgtcatcatcgctgcctttactaaaggcattcgccacgaggacctagtcggcaagttcggacgcaaacctcccaagacggttaagcagatgtttgaaaaagccaacgaatatgccaaagccgaagatgctattatcgcctccaagcagtcgggcaccacttggaaacCGAAGAAAGACACGCCGGCCGCAGGAGAGAGGGGAAGTAacaatcacaaggatcgcaagcgtaagcccgaagaacttgtggcgacAACTACTCCATCTTCCCGACAGCGTTCCCgtgtcaacaccttcgacaagataatgaactcccaatgcccgcatcatcccaactccaaccatgttgccaaagattgcttcgtctacaagcaATTTGTGGAACAATATGCCAAGAACGCACGTAAGCCTtcagacggagatcaaggcacatcaaagaagaaagatgacgaagacgatgccccgacttGTTTTCAGGACTCCCGTAAGGAGcttaatcacatcttcggcggacccctggcttacgAATCTAAGAAAAAACAGAAGCTAACCGAACGAGAGATCAATGCAGTTCAGGCCAACACACCCCAAtaccttcggtggtcagagatagcaattaagttcgaccgctcggatcatcccgactgagtggtccacccggggcgataccccctggtactagacccagtggttcgtaACGTCAAGCTCCGAAGAaccctcatcgatggtggcagtgcactcaacatccttttcgccaaaaccctggacgatatgcagattcctcgcacaGAATTAcagccgagtaatgcacccttccacggaGTCATCCCAGGGCTATCAGCAAcgccactcggccagatcactcttccagtaACTTTTGGAactcgggagaacttccgcACAGAGAACATCTACTTTGAAGTTGCCGATTTTGAGATAGCATATCACgccatactcggacgcccggcgttagccaagttcatggccgttccacactacacctacatgatgatgaagatgcctggtcctcgagaaGTCATATccctacggagcgacatcaagcaagtcGTCACATGCGAtaaagaaagttgcgagatggcccagacccgCGAGATCACACTCGCCCGagaagagatccgactggctgcgaccatggcaagcgaaggagaagtgcccgCAACCAAGATGCCCAAAAGCGGAGAAAGCGATGCCAAGACCAAAAAGATTCCTttagatccctccgatcctagtaagactgctgtaataggcgccgagttagattgtaaatagaaaagcgcgctcatcacctttcttcaaaataataaagatatctttgcgtggaaaccatccgatatgcctggtattcctagagaggtgattgagcactctttacatgttaaggaagatgccaaacccatcaagcaacgactccgccgttttgcacaggacaggaaggatgcgatcaagaaggaattaaccaagctgttagcggCAGCCTTCATTaaagaagtccttcatcccgactggctgactaacccagtcctggttcgaaaaaagacggggcaatggcgcatgtgtgttgattataccgacctcaacaagtcttgtcccaaagatccttttgggttacctcgcattgaccaggtagttgactcaacggccggctgcgagctactcagttttttggattgctactcgggatatcatcaaatccgactaaaagaatccgacaGCTTGAAGACCTCATTTATCACGCCttttggggcctactgctacatcaccatgccctttggattgaagaacgcggGAGCAACCTACCAACGCATGATTCAGAGGTgcttttcaactcagatcggccgcaatgttgaagcttatgttgattatgtagtcgtcaagaccaagcagaaggatgatttgattacgGGATCTCGAAGAAACTTTCGCGAGCATCcgtgctttcaggatgaaattaaaccctgaaaaatgcgtcttcggagtaccgtcagggaagctgcttggatttatggtgtctcacagaggcatacaagccaacccgaAGAAAGTtaatgccatcctcaacatgaaaccgccgagctcTCAGAAAGATGTCCAgaagctgactggttgcatggcagcgctcagccggtttgtctcacgactcggcgagcgggggatgcccttctttAAACTGTTAAAGAAAACAGACAATTttcagtggggacccgaagcacagaaAGCCTTCAAACatttcaagaaacttctcactactccgccagttttggcctcgccacacCCACAGGAACCGTTGTTACTATACGTTTCGGCCACCCCTCAGGTCGTGAGTgcggtcctggttgtcgagcgaGAAGAAGAAGACCATGTTCAGAAAGTCCAGCGACCGATTTACTTCGTTAGTGAAGTTTTGGCTGACTCCAAGACAACATATCCTCAAGTTCAGAAGCTGTTGTACGGTGTCTTGATCACCGTCAGGAAATTGTCCCATtacttccaaggtcactcggtcacggtggttacatcgtttccactcggggatatacttcacaACTGCGAGGCAAACGGATGaatcgcaaagtgggccttagaactGATGTCCTTTGACATATCCTTCAAGCCACGAACCgcgatcaagtcccaagctttagccgactttgtcgtcgagtggaccgagtgccaagaagacacgccCGAGGAAAaaatggagtattggactatgcactTTGACGGGTTGAAGAGACTttcaggcactggagctggagttgttttaatttccccAACTGGAGAAAGATTAAGTTATGTGCTGTGGATATATTTTTCCGCATCGCACAATGTGGCAGAATATGAGGCGCTCCTTCACGGACTACGAATCGCAATTTCTTTGGGCATCCAGCGACTGATTgttcgtggagattctcagttggttgttaaccaagtcatgaaagagtggtcctgccttgatgataacatgacCGCTTATCGACAGGAAGTACGCAAGTTGGAGAacaaattcgatggacttgaACTCGCCCATGTTCTCTGACAcaacaatgaggcagccgacagatTGGCTAATTTCGGTTCAAAGCGAGAAACGGCTCCTTCTGACGTATTCGTTGAACATATTTATGAGCCGACTgtaccaaggaaagaaataaTCAAGGCTACGGACACCCAAGatgtaagcatgattgaagccgactggagagaacctctCATAAGATTTttaaccaaacaagaactccctccagataaagatgaagccgagcggatttccaggcgcagtcgcctttacattattcatgaagctgaactgtacaagaaaagtccatcaggaatactgcagcgctgtgtgtctttggaggaagggggacaattgttgaaggatatacattctggtatttgtggtaatcatgctgccacacggaccattgtcggcaaagcctaccggcaaggttttttctggcctacagctgtgtctgatgctgacaagattgtgcggacgtgcgaaggttgtcaattttttgccagacaaattcatctgccagcccaagagttgcaaaccatcccgttgtcctggccgtttgcggtctgggggcttgacatggtcggcccgtttaaaagggcagtcggcggctacacgcatctctttgtggctatcgacaaattctccaagtggattgaagctaaaccggtcatcacgatcacagcagataaagTTAGAGATTtgttcatcaacattgtgcatcggtttggggtacctaatcggatcatcactgataatggcactcaattcaccggAGGAGTGTTTAAAGATTTTTGTGAAGATtttggcatcaaaatttgttatgcctccgtagAGCACCCTATGAGTAATGGACAGGTTGAACGAGCCAATGGCATGCTACTCCAAGGAATAACggcacgagtttttgaccgatTAAATCCCTATGCCGGCAAATGGGTGGAACAGCTGCCATCCATACTTTGGTCCCTGCGCACCACTCTCAGTCGGGCTACAGGCCAGTTGCCGTTCTTCCTGGTTTATggagcagaagcaatgttgcctagCGAGGTAGAATTTGAATCTTTGCGTTTCCGCAACTTTCGTGAGGAGCGCTATGAAGAAGACCGAGTAGATGATCTACACCGACTGGAAGAGGCCCGTGAAGCAGCCCTAATTCAGTCAGCCtgatatttgcaagggttgcgtcGGTATCATAACCGTAACGTCCGATCACGAGCTTTCTTAATCGGCGACATGgttttgaggaaaattcaaactacacgggatcggcacaagttatctccaTTATGGGAAGGGCCATTTATAATctctgaagtcactcggccaggttcttatcgactaaagcgtgaagacggtacaCTTATcgacaattcttggaatatcaaacatcttcgtcgtttttatgcttaggcattacttctgtattttcctctttgactgctaacatcaagcCTTTTcttgagttatcagtcgggggctactataataatggagtgtgatctTTATCAATTCAATTCGCTTACTTGATCTGTCATTGCtctgtttgattttttggcttagtcaatgaggactgaaagtttttaaacaactttcacgagttttaggctcaacaaggtttgacaaaaacttttaagaaatcaggagctaagtttgaaatatcatgcacagcataaattcatcagtattgtacgaATTGTACctctatcatcatcatcatcatcatcatcatcggaaTCACTATTACAATATAacatcaatcagtatcagttttttcatcatcagaattgTCAGATCCAGCCGGTTGGAGGtcgtttgtcacaccctaaaaatcctaaatatataaattgttgttaaattggaattattagaattgattttaaaagcctagaagagaagatctaattttaaataataaattccaatataaaatggggccagataaaatttcattaaatactttgcttaattctataattcctagatttttctgggatttatttgagctaaggaagtatttttaataatggaattgcatttcatgaataatttaaattgaaaaaggtttttaaaagtctcttttggctttgggccgaaagtcggcccaaaactctctctctctctctccctcggcccaagccggcccgcagccgcccgctcgcgcgcgtgCGTCCGCTcgttgacaggtggggcccacctgtcagtcttcgtcttcctcgcgccgccgccgccgcccgaaccctagcgtcgcgccgccgccgtctctttcaaAATCCGGCCGCGCcattccttctccggtgaaataaattgaggggaaatgatcctcgggatctcctctaccttttcccttttggaaacttcatctaaatcgttttggaaattcgtggattcgatctcgaatcggattcgtctctctctcccgaacccttccttcccgtcgccggtcgccgtgggccttcgccgccgccttcttgcctctttaaaaggatccccggtgtctccgctacccgtcgccaccctcgccttcgcctctcgtcacCGGTAGAgtcctagcaccgtgtagcttagcgccgccgtcgccgccgtcgctccagccgtgcgccgccgtcgctccggtcgtcaccgtcgctcggggaggccgccgtcatgatcgccaagccgtcgccgacctcgtccgcccctccgtcgtcgccgtagaccgccggagcaccgtcgccgtcgtcaagccgaaggtcgccgccgcttcttcttcgccgccgacgccgtccgttgctcctccgccgcttctttggtcaccggtgagttcgccgtgtcgtccgctacccgtaggtgtcctccgttcgcgtcgtcgcgccgtcgttcgccggcgagcttgcgcgcccgagccgccgccggagatgacgtcatcgccgacgtcatcgatgccgtccgccgtggtccggccgtggaccggtcgatctcggccgttcgttttggatgggtcgatctcggccgtccgttcccgtgaaccgtcgccgtgcgcccggtccaccgcaaaccctagccactgacgcaataattcccttttccttttcaaaaataattcattattgcgtcataattcaattaaaatccatataagtgttttaaaccgatttaatctttgaaaattcataactaattcatcttagctcagatttagttggttcaagtctctaaatttttctaaaattgagatctacatgttaaaaatatccccatgtactgttcatgcttgtttatgtgctgttttggtgtttttgctcttttctgtttagattccgatgttcccggagagtctgagtttgcgggagaagattttgaagagttccaaggccagcaaggcaagtcacacagatcccaaacaaccctttgagcatgttgatcccgtttaaagatattgtttctattcaactattgcatttattttcgaatgccattgggtggaattaacctattgtttgttatagcccttttgttcttgtttactttattccttgataccctgggttattataacttgattagttgggctttatatattggttcagctagatattagatatgatagcttagccatgcttagaaactttagcacactattgggataacttatgactcactactaattaatgatggcttaatgatagctcatgatggttaatcatgattggttaattaattaa from Oryza glaberrima chromosome 3, OglaRS2, whole genome shotgun sequence carries:
- the LOC127766067 gene encoding F-box/kelch-repeat protein At5g26960; this translates as MPAAESCHSRSLSWLVKSCIPADPARHIAVPVLCPTPQPPPPSSPPAPPISALPDDLLLECLARVPRASLPPLPAVSRRFATLLASDAFLHLRRAHAHLRPSLLAISVSDNGCNAQALLRFDASVPVLEVAALPLPPTLLHCGGSVFVHARAVVLGRDVFLIGRGATLRVDALTGAARACAPTLFPRKKFAAAAVGDRIYVAGGSARTSAVEEYDPEVDAWRVVGEAPRRRYGCAGASAGGVFYVAGGVAVSGEGARALEAHVCAGSVDALHVASGTWARPRALPGGGCVVGACGVGDHLYVVASHAVELSFWRWSGQ